Within Eremothecium cymbalariae DBVPG#7215 chromosome 3, complete sequence, the genomic segment AATAACACATAGCATAAATAAACCACACTTCAGCATCATCCATATAAGGAGGTCGAAGAACTAACTCGGAAATTTTATCCAACAACCAATTAATGTCATGACCAGAAGAAAACACCCTTTCCTTAACAGCGTTTTCTAGGACTAACCACAGCCAACTTAAAACAAAGTTAGGAATATGCGTCCTAGACCCACTCCTAAATACAGGGTCTAATtgattctttgaattttgCGGGAATGCAGAATTCGAAGTTAAAACTGTACTCATCCACTCAAGAAACCTCTCCTGATCATCAAGGTTATAGtgttccaaaatttttgaacCCAGGTTCCACATAGATCTTAAATCGACAAAATTCATTCTTATCAGCAATGAAAAACACCTATATGCTGTATCAAAGTCTCCTCGCagaatattaatatacaGCAAGTCCACAAGATGATGCAAATGCactttttgataatttgtGATTCTCTCCCTCGGACATGTTTCATACCCTGACCGTATAACCTCAAAGAACCCTGTTAGTTTTTTACTAGATAATGCCAAACTAGCTGCTACTTTTTTATGCgcatatttttcaatcGTTCTAAATACATGGTAACTCATCGACCTTCTCTGAATTGGAATTCTATTATTAATTGATGTTGTCCAGACTTCATACGTCTCTTCAGGTACATAATATTTCGagtaaaatattttttccgGATCCTTTTCATCCAAATAACCATCTTCGtatccatcatcatcttcagaaCCAACAGCACCTTCAGCTTCagcttcatcttcatcctcatctgcTGCATGACCTAAAATACTTTGTAGTCTTATTCTTCGTTTCCTTCTCCTTAGCCTTGAtaattcatcttcttcccTCCCATCTCCATCACTAGCTTCGGCCGCACTGTTACCAGGCGTTGGTAACCCACTGGTATCTTTAGTACTACCTTTGGACCCACCTTGAGTCCCCACTAGATGCTcatatttcctttttaaagaattaATATACTTATACTTGAGCTTCCTACGCTTCCTATCCTTCGAATTATACGATATAATAGGTGATTCAAACATTTGAACCCTCCACACACAGTCAATATACTTGTCTAACTAAACTATATCTGTAAAACTTTTACTTTACTTTTGAGATGAGCTTGCTTTCAAGCAaattaattatatatagtttgattaaaaggttttttatctatacaaaaaaagaaacgaaaCCCATCGCATACTAACACAACAACACATAGTGTACGTATGAACGTGAGCCCCAATTCGGATGGAAATGTAACTATAATAAAGGTGTTATCTGACTGCTTCTCAAGGATCTGACTCAAACCAGctttttattcattttACGTCATAAAAATATCGCCGGCGACTAACTTGAGATCACGTGCTAGCTGGAGTatctcgtcacgtgccgGCTAATGTTTTACTTGAGGATCAGTTACTGCTTATATAGTCTAGTCTAGTTAATTACCCTCTACTGTAGAGGAAACTACTAATATAATCTAGCTAGCTGGGTCTCCGTATATActtttctgttgtcctacttaagctctcttaCTTAattgctatgcagattcctagccgataaccgctcaatggttatcttgacacttataccaactctgattcgctgtttctttgtcttatcgtgactatcaagatgctcttttgattgTACGACAAACACATGTTATTTcagtagatatatatttacaaataGAAAGAGTTGAGATAATCTTTAACGATGAAGCGGTGGCTCAATGGTAGAGCTTTCGACTCCAGTTAGATCCTGGAAATTTCCGGAGACTGCAATCGAAGGGTTGCAGGTTCAATTCCTGTCCgtttcattcttttttcattcttgtgatatttttaaatttagtCTATGCTGTTTTAGCAAGATGGCTAGACTTGGTTTGTATAGTATGGGCTTTGAGCAATATTTACATGGACTATATATGTTGATTACGTTTTAATAAACGTTTCTTGTGCTAATATGTTGTTTCTGCGCTCTTGAGTTGCTTCAAATGTGTGTCCGCCAACAACGTCTGTGTCACAAAAATGATGAAGTGATGCTCATAGAATCTGAGAATCTTAGAAGGGCTGaaaattaatataaaaCGATATAGTgttaaaaacaattataTAGTGTGTGAACGTGATTGCATGGTCTATTGAGGTCTAATTTTGTATCCCTTCAGGGTTTCTCGGTAAGTTTTGGGCTGGATAGCGGTAAATTATGGTAGCTAGCTGTACGATGTCAGCAACTTCTATTGGTTCCTCCTATCAAATCCGGACAAAGGAATATCTCACTTACgaatcttcttctaaagATAGATTAAAGAGTACAATGGAGTTTGTTGATTCATACTACCCTGGAAGCAGTTTGCAGGTCGTGCCagcaaataaaaaacatagTGGTTCTATTTCAGCTACTGCTACGGATTATTTGCTGGATTCACCAAGTCTCCAAGGTAGTTTAGAATATCATGAAAGCAGTCAGTCGACTCTTGCTACTCCTATCAACAGCTCGCCCCTGCCCCCAACTTCAAAAGGGTTAGCGGCCCAACCGTCATTGTATCCGTACCTTTCACCGATGACAGTGGTGGCGCCGCAGGAGGGGGAGCCAATTACAACTACAATTGGGCCATTTACTGTGTCAATTCCCCCTCCAGAAAATTCCGGGGTATTCCATCCATCGATGTCGCCCGTCAATTGTCTAATAACGCCAATTGGTGAGAATAAAATCATTAGCTATTACGAGGTGTCGCCAATGGCGAGAATCATAAAGCAAATCGAAGATGTCAATAAACAGCTATTATACTATTTTTCCGAAGAAAACCTCCCCAGGGACTCATTTTTAAGAGAGAAGATGGATACATATGGATACGTTGAGATCGAGACCTTTTTACAGTTTCCAAGAGTCGTTTCTATGACACGGGAGATTCCAAACCGGGCTCAGAAGCTAAGGGTTCTTTACAATgcattcaaatattcagatCCTGAAATCTTTGAGTTGAAGAACGATACCGAAGTAAGAATAAGAGGCACCTGGAAGAGATGGGTTTGTAAGATTGCATAAATGTCGCTTGAGCCTTTTAGAAATAGAAG encodes:
- the RRN11 gene encoding Rrn11p (similar to Ashbya gossypii ACL020W), with the protein product MFESPIISYNSKDRKRRKLKYKYINSLKRKYEHLVGTQGGSKGSTKDTSGLPTPGNSAAEASDGDGREEDELSRLRRRKRRIRLQSILGHAADEDEDEAEAEGAVGSEDDDGYEDGYLDEKDPEKIFYSKYYVPEETYEVWTTSINNRIPIQRRSMSYHVFRTIEKYAHKKVAASLALSSKKLTGFFEVIRSGYETCPRERITNYQKVHLHHLVDLLYINILRGDFDTAYRCFSLLIRMNFVDLRSMWNLGSKILEHYNLDDQERFLEWMSTVLTSNSAFPQNSKNQLDPVFRSGSRTHIPNFVLSWLWLVLENAVKERVFSSGHDINWLLDKISELVLRPPYMDDAEVWFIYAMCYFIKADKLSLQLKQEGSLNGLKGSQLDIARNQVIENIHHVKNHLRICEEKGGFQYPKRVIEAQLVEFEKRLYPESSTHINYPGYETFPLEESDTEDNLVSINFLQDRFDAQVIQDFNVQQPIDEDGPFVEQPVHFGMGSDYSESE
- a CDS encoding La RNA-binding domain-containing protein (similar to Ashbya gossypii AAR182C), yielding MVASCTMSATSIGSSYQIRTKEYLTYESSSKDRLKSTMEFVDSYYPGSSLQVVPANKKHSGSISATATDYLLDSPSLQGSLEYHESSQSTLATPINSSPLPPTSKGLAAQPSLYPYLSPMTVVAPQEGEPITTTIGPFTVSIPPPENSGVFHPSMSPVNCLITPIGENKIISYYEVSPMARIIKQIEDVNKQLLYYFSEENLPRDSFLREKMDTYGYVEIETFLQFPRVVSMTREIPNRAQKLRVLYNAFKYSDPEIFELKNDTEVRIRGTWKRWVCKIA